gggagagagagagccacacgcagctgccatgtgtgtttatgtttgtgtctttttaagttttcataaacattattttgatggttcatctggttcccacctcctccttgcccatcctaacCCTTGTTACATATGCGTTTGCATATCCAGTTGCAAGTCCCGAACCAACTTTtgcattagtttttttttttttttttttctcggctTTTCggcttttcccctttttctcccaatttggaatgcccaattcccaatgtgcttttaagtccttatGGTTGCGTAGTAATTctcctcagtccaggtggcagaggatgaatcccagttgcctccgcgtctgagacagtcaacctgcgcatcttatcacgtggcttgttaagcgcgttgccacggagacatagcgcgtgtggaggcttcatgccatccaccacggcatccacgctcaattcaccacgcgccccaccgagaatgaaccacattatagcgataacgaagaggttaccccatgtgactctaccctccctagcacccgggccaatttggttgcttaggagacctggctggagtcattcagcacgccctagcgaactagtgaattccaggggtggtagccagcatctttaccaatgagctacccaggccccccttactTTTGCATTAGTTTTAAGTCAAAACCAGAATGGGAAGCTATATTGATTTTGTCTTAAGAGAAAACTCTACATATGCaaagaataatgtacagtcaattgGTTATTGgacaataaaccctgacagggtgatcaggaacCCAACAAGAAGGGGCCTTTTGTAAATAACTGGATATAaattattgatttgagtttaaattactaattacttgtgaaataaagaaataatatgaAACTAGCAGATATTAGCTATCCCTTGATTCCTTGAGATAACAGTCACTTATACAATTtagcggtcattatacaaaaacatttgacctCAGAATGCAGTAATTCACCAATCAGAATCTAGTATTCCAGTGAGCTGTATGGTAATGTATTTTATCAACTTTGTGTTAAATTTCCCAAGATTTTCATGGAGCAACATTAATGCTTTCTCTCTCAATGCTGTTTCTTCTCCCAACCTCAAGAAATGAAAGAAAGCTGCCTGAGTGAAACTTCACCTCTGTCATTTGCCAACTTAAGAGTAACTTCAATTTATATTGTTCATGGCTTTGCAGTTTCTTATGGGTAAACAGTGTTTGAATGTAAGTGAAAACAGTTTGGAGTCATAAACTTGTGTTCTTGGCAGTGCTAGTGGGGGGCTGAGTCCAGCTGATTGGAAGCACTCCTGGTGTAATTGCTGCCTAGTTAGCCCTGATTGCTGGTCCTGTGTTTGGATAGCAAACTACAGTAGTGCTGCTACAAATTACAGTAAGTCAATCCATGCTTACTTGCATAGTTGTCGTCATGGTGACTGGAGAAAGTGTCTTGTGGGGTTCCTCAAATCCTACCTAAGAAATTTAGAAGACCTTTGCAGGTGAGATGTGTCAGGGTGTGTCCTTTGCAAGGCAGTCTATTTTATTCCGAacataactttatttattaaCTAATCATGATTGACACCTCAAATCAAGCAGCTTATTTAGGAAAGGTGTGCTACTACTACAGAATGATCTCACTGTGAAATCAGTGACAGTAGGTTGAACATTTTTCAGCTTGTTCCGTGCTTACAAAAAAATCGAACCACTGCCCCAGTGGCAAAAGATGGAAGTGTTGCTGAACATATTGGCATGTGTGTGCTTCAGTTCCCGGGTTAAATGACCACATTGGGGCACTGAAAGAGAGTTGTTTGTagtttaaattatgtaatatagtgaagaggaatgcatttttttaaccacatgccctaacccaaacgccaaccctaaaccaaaccatcaATGTTGCACTCATCATTGttagcaatgtgctaacaaccactcaaaacatctTAGCAGCCACATAGCCACACCCTGGCAACTACCCAGAACGTCCTAGCATTCTGGCAGCAAGTTTTGAAtggacaagcaccactaatattttcttcagaaaattaaaaaatgagtCAGTGGAGCTGGTTTGTAGTCTGGTCTCTCTAGTATTTCCATGGGATTTATCAATGGTGGCAATTCCAATTCTGAAAGTGTTAGGATGGTTTTGGAAGGTTTGTAAGTCAGTTGCACTTCATGATGTATGAGAGACCTCTGAAGAGAAACAGAGCCTATTTTTAGCAATCGGAGTTGTACCTTCACTAGTGTGAATGATAAGTACCATAATTATGCTGTCAGACAAAGAGTGACAATAAACATGAATAGCTGGCAGTGGCGTCAGGCCACAGGGTCGTTTGCTGttattatttgaaaaatgatCAGACAGGAAATGGCAGTGACTATTAAATTGATGGAACAGTTCCAGCGGCAGGCTGTCTGAGTTTGAACAGTCGATAAGAGCAAATAATTTGAAAAATCTCAAGAGCAAACTAACCCTGAGAAGATCTACATGAGCATCTGTCTTCTGGTTTACCCTGTCAGTGATTTGCAAAGTAAGACGTGATCCAGGATCCACAATTTTTTTGGTGCTAGATCAACATTCCTGTCAAAGAAATATAGTCCTAAGCCTAACCCTTGAACCCTAAAATCAGAGAGAAATGGCTGTCACAAGCCCAAGTCTTACTTTCCACACCACAAACAGGCCATGAAATTGCAACAAGCTAGAACGATTCAAACCGAATCTTGCAGTTCATATGTTTCTATTGTTGACTAAATAGTGATGTACTACTTGGCAACACTATGTTGTATCTCATCAGAATGGATCTGTGAATAGGACACGCTGGTGTCCTTTAGACCAAAGTGACTGGAATTTTGCTTCAATAGGCATAAGCATGAGGAATTTGGCTGAGCAAGCACTACTcagattttcttcagaaaatcagTAGATCATCTGAAATGCATTGCATCTTTTATGCTGTAAATATAATGCCAATTTCTCTGTATTGTGTTTCAGATGACAGTGAGGCAGTAGACCGCATGTACGACACAGAGCCCAATCTCGTGACTGGTGAGAGTGCGGAAGAGGAGACAGAAGACAGCATCATGTCGCCCATTGCAGTGGGGCCCACGTCCCCTCAGCCCTGCAATGAGGACTTCAATCCTAAAGAGGGTTCACCTTACGAGGTGCCCGTCTACATTCCTGACGATATTCCCATCCCGTCTGACCTGGAGCTCCGTGAATCATCCGTTCCAGGGGCTGGTCTCGGGATCTGGGCCAAAACCACAATTCGGATGGGAGAACGCTTTGGACCATACAACGGACTGCAGAGCGCCACAGTTAAAGAGACCACTTATGGATGGGAGGTGTGTGGAAATTAGataatgtgacatttattttaaatgttgattttattaaCAGTGTCAAAATGTTGCAGAACAAATGTTGCTTTTGAGTTTGATGGTACACAATTTAGGTGTCCTAAATGGCATGCTTGTGGACTTCAGTTGAGCAGGTACAAAACTGTAGGGCACAGTCACATTTGCCATTTTACGGTTTAAAACAAAGGGTGAAGGTTTCTGTATTAAGCATGGTCTGGTTAACTcttgctggtagatgctgtaccaagtgataattttttttttcttcaattaaaaataaattaagtatTTGATACAATACTGTAACAAGGTTCAATGGaaaggcgggaaccggacgaaccatcaaaataatttttaatgaaacaaaaagacacaaacaaaaacacacacacggcagctgcgtatggctctctctctctcccgaactgccacatctcaccacacttatccctctcctcggctgattagcctgattgggggccgggcgtgcatagtcactcgccctcctcctcgtcacaaatacactgtatatacacatgttgttgcattgtacttacatacAAGTACCTGTATATAATTACAGTTGTAACAACACTGTTGGCCTTAGCtcttaaatctaaacctaaccctaccccaaccctaactctaaccctaaaccctaagcATAAACCCTAACTAAACCTACCTCTACCATAACCTCGTTAGCACCAAATTTGAAATTTGTAGAACAACACATAGTAACATAATAAGTATATTTAATCAAATTCTTAATCAAAGTCttaatcaaatgctttttttaaatgtaagtacatagtagttatgTTATATAAATCTTCCTAACATAAAGTGGTACCAAAACTTGTATCCAGAACTGGGTTGGCTGCGAGTAGGTCCCATGCTGGGGGGTCTTGCACCATTCGAGTAACTGGCATTGAGTTAACAAACAGTTTTCACCACGTAATACTGTATAGACCTCACTGACTCGCAATAGTGTTCACGCCACTCATGTGCATGTGATTTTCCCTTTCGCAAAGCCCACACTGGTAGGTCTTGGGTAgtaatacacaacagtccaagcTAAACTGTCAAAAAAGTATGGACTCAGATGGGAACCCCAGTGGACCAGAGCTCACTGACTATGGGAAAGACATGAGAACATTATAGGGTAAAGATGTTCATTTCATGTCTCTAggtctttttttttctatacCCCCACTTTCTTTTTCATTCATCCCTGAATTTCATTGAATGGCAATTTTCAAAACCCTGATTACTGAAGATATCAGCTTTTCTTCCATGCCTACATCTATTAGAATGCACTCATTTGGTCATGCCACATGATATGGGTTACAGGAGACGCGTGGCATTTGCGTGGAGCCATATTGAACTATTAATTTTCATTTCAACATGACATCGGAGGATATTGAAGTTGCTTTGGTAAGCTCATTAGGATACATGCTGATTCCTCCCACATGACTGATCAGATGTagactgctctctctctctctctctctctctctctctctctctctctctctctctctctctctctctctctctctttctctctcaatttaaattttaatgtactttattagcatgattgtgtttacatacaatattgccaaaacattaatacacaaaacagttaatgacaagacaaaaaaaataataaaaccctaacaaataaaaataaaaatagaattaaaataaggtgccaggtatgaataaaataaaataaaaaaaaaacctataataacaatatagactatacaatatagaataaaataagcatttaacaataCATTATGCATAAAAAcaactaactctctctctctctctctctctctctctctcagtgtgctCTGCTTTCTAGATATATTCCATGGCAATTATTTAGAATTGCATACCCTGCTGAAATACCAATTTTCAATCTCTAATTTTCATGACAGTATGCAGTACACAGTATTCTAGTATTCAATTTCGAACACAGCCAGTGAAACATGCAATAATCTGTGTTGAGGCACCAGCTACACTGCATTGCTGTCACAGACTTTTTTCCAGTAATTCTTGTTTTTGCTTTCGACATGCCTAGTTATATCCCCTAAAATGGTGTTCCAGCTGTCTAGCTGCTTTGAGATAGATTCGCCACTAATGATGCTCATCAGAATCCGACTACAAGAAAAAGCTTCTtcatatttctctttctctctctctctctctctctctctccctatatatatatatatatatcacactctgtctgtctgtctgtatgtctgtctgtctgtctgacacaATGCTCAAATTTCTTCTCTAATTTACATTCTCAAGTACTTTGGCTTTATGTTTTATAAAGAGTACACTCAAGGCCCCTACTGACAGTGTAACGATTGACAAGGAGCACGTCTACGGGTATttggcgcacacacacacacacacacacttgctaaAGACTCAGTGAGACATCTGTTGAACCATCTGCGAAGACTCATCTATAAAATAATACTTGGTAGCAGCTGCCGGAAACCGAGTGAAAACAGTGTGTTGCCTTGAGTTTAGGGTTTTCTTTTTAATTACACTATTTGTACTTATTCTAGAGCTtaattttaaaggtaaagtgtgtattttttctttttccaatgtctcgtatcccagcttaaaaAGAAATAAGCTTAAATAAGTGAGCCATTTGTAGGATGATTTCTttgaaaaagtgtaaacactgtggctctttcaAAACATTGCAGTTTATTTGACCATCCTGATCAGCCTtaaacagcaacattggcttgaccaatgatatgagtttggggtgggacttccTGTTTAACCAAGCAAAGGAAAATGAggggagtgtttggaaaacctgtttgaaaactatCGTTGCAATTGTGTTTGATGCTGCCAAGggtgcagaaataacacacttcacctttaaggctgATATTGTGGCAACCATTTCAATCACATCTGTTACagctatcctttttttttttttacattttacgtCAAGATGTTAaactcatccaaaaaaaaaaaaaaaaaatgaaaacaatcagtTCCTATTCTTCAAacatctcactcactcacttaaaaaaggtggaaaaaaaaaaaaaaacatctctggCTGGTTCAGCCACATCCTGTTTGCCCTGCTTTCTGTGGCTGGAGGGCTCTGGACACTTATTAGAGATAGTCATAACAGTCAGACATAGATAGCATCGCCGCTGTCCCTGTGGAACTGGACTCGGCTACGTCGTCGCACCTCCCAGCCCTTAGACAAATAGACAGAAGTGAGAGAGTAGAGGAGCTAAGATACAGACTGAGAGGTGTTAATAGAGGCGGATTACAGGCTGGCCACAATGGACCAAACACAGACAGATATCCAGCGAGTGTTTGGATCACGGATCATATGCACTAAGAGCTCACATGGTTTCTTGTGACTGTGTATTTGCCAGGCTTACCAATGTCATTCTCTGGGTTTCCATCTGTGGTGTGGTTCTTGATAGtgcttttcctttttttcccagatgaaagacaaaaaaaaaaatccggtCTTTTTTGGTTTTGAAGAGAATTTGGGCAtttttcagctggtcagactgggagatcagctggctgaccagctaaaccagctcaACACTagcctggccaggctgggagaccagctagaccagctcaTACCAGCTAGGACCGCCAAACCAGCTCTGGGCAGGGGGCTATATGGGATCAAAAGAGACACATAAACATCCAATGCCTGATTCGTAGATTTATGTTAGACTGCAGACTTCATTGTAGCTCTGTTTCACAACCTAGTGAGCTATCTTGCGGTCTACTATCTACACAGTCATCTGCCTTCTAAGGCAGAATCCTAGCTAAAATAGAATGTCATAAGTGACTCATTTGAAACACTTATAATGGGCAGCAACATGGCACACAAATAGAGCCTTCGATTGATTTCATACAGTTTGACATTAGCATCTTGCTAAGTGCTAACTCTATATAGCATGCTGCTAAACCAACACATAATACTCTAATAAGAATAAACTCaaatattctgtaaaaaaaagttttaattagattgaacattatttttttgctattgaatgaaatataggctatttataatcaacatttctttcGCCTAGTCCCCCTTACAAAAAATGTAGAGTTTTGCCAAACTAGCTActaacttgctgcaaatttgccactcgttattttcacatgcaaatgagcttgtaattagctgcaaatgtttgccagaagtttgcagctcttcaccggtagtggtgaacctgcagcaaacctttggcaacaatggacaatttgccgcaagatTGTCGCAAAGCTTATTTACCAGGAACTTTCCATTTTTGTAAGGGCCACCATCttggatgtttttatttatttttttatttctcttctcTTAGCTTGTTACAACACTTTCTGGAATATGGAAATAAAGTGGCCTTGAGGATTGTTTAACTTCATTTAATTTGACATAGCATCATCAAAATGCAGTTGTGTCAAAGACTTCCAtcaagtgcatgtttacatagacaaacaaataaaatagggCAGCGGAATGCATgaacgcatcctgtgtgaacacccatttagaatttggccaaaagaaggcA
This sequence is a window from Myxocyprinus asiaticus isolate MX2 ecotype Aquarium Trade chromosome 33, UBuf_Myxa_2, whole genome shotgun sequence. Protein-coding genes within it:
- the LOC127424577 gene encoding histone-lysine N-methyltransferase PRDM16-like; the protein is MRSKARARKLAKNDSEAVDRMYDTEPNLVTGESAEEETEDSIMSPIAVGPTSPQPCNEDFNPKEGSPYEVPVYIPDDIPIPSDLELRESSVPGAGLGIWAKTTIRMGERFGPYNGLQSATVKETTYGWEQMLNDHETSSQDSCIKKHSLDQGLGWSVKNKGQNVCVRGMRGRKGASERDCERERSVIEDGMIYCGQKLVCDGTAPLGCAGIRVGESEEMESQ